A genome region from Raphanus sativus cultivar WK10039 unplaced genomic scaffold, ASM80110v3 Scaffold0853, whole genome shotgun sequence includes the following:
- the LOC108820517 gene encoding pentatricopeptide repeat-containing protein At1g09220, mitochondrial-like, protein MSNKIQMLLSKTKKNRISTVMFLYASCRSIACRSYTIIKRSYTNLSIQHLSSLLRKNESNPRIIHQLHSHFTTAGLLLLPQEQDSKKLLLFNPLLRCYSLGETPLRAYFLYVQLQQLHFLSDHNNRLPPFDSFTYVFLLKATSNPQLGIGLHGLTLKLGFEVHVYVQTALVGMYLVAGNRVDAYKVFDEMPERSSVTWNVMITGLTNLGEFEKALGLLEKMHNRTVVSWTTLIDGYARVNKPKEAILLFWRMVACDAIKPNEITVLAILPAVWSFGDLRMLGSVHGYVVKTGFVPCDIRVTNSLIYAYAKCGCIQSSLKFFTEVPKDRKNLVSWTTMISAFSMHGMGKEAVSMFKDMERLGLKPNRVTMISVLNACSHGGLAEEEFLAFFNKMVSKYKITPDVKHYGCLVDMLRRKGRLEEAERIALEIPSDQKAVVWRMLLGACSVYDDPEIAERVTKKLMELERSHGGDYVLMSNIFCGTGRFADAQRFRKLMDVRGVAKLPGHSQLT, encoded by the coding sequence ATGagtaacaagatacaaatgttgttaagcaaaacaaaaaaaaacagaatctcAACAGTTATGTTCTTGTATGCTTCATGTAGATCCATCGCTTGTCGCTCTTACACAATCATCAAGCGTTCTTACACCAACCTCTCGATTCAACACCTTAGCTCTCTTCTGCGCAAGAATGAATCAAATCCTAGGATCATCCACCAGCTCCACTCTCACTTCACCACTGCTGGGCTTCTTCTCCTTCCCCAAGAACAAGACTCTAAGAAACTTCTCCTATTTAATCCTCTGCTTCGATGCTATTCTCTTGGCGAAACACCTCTTCGTGCTTACTTCCTCTACGTCCAACTCCAGCAGCTTCACTTCCTGTCTGATCACAACAACAGACTTCCTCCTTTCGATAGCTTCACTTACGTATTTCTCCTTAAAGCGACTTCGAATCCGCAATTGGGGATCGGACTCCATGGTTTGACGCTAAAACTGGGTTTCGAGGTTCATGTCTACGTGCAGACAGCTTTGGTCGGAATGTACCTAGTTGCTGGAAACAGAGTCGACGCTTACAaagtgttcgacgaaatgcctgAGAGAAGTTCTGTAACGTGGAATGTGATGATCACTGGCCTGACTAACTTGGGAGAGTTCGAGAAAGCTCTTGGCTTGTTAGAGAAGATGCATAATCGAACAGTAGTGTCTTGGACCACTCTCATTGACGGCTATGCACGTGTGAATAAACCCAAGGAAGCTATACTCTTGTTCTGGAGAATGGTCGCTTGTGATGCAATCAAGCCAAACGAGATCACCGTTCTCGCGATTCTTCCAGCTGTTTGGAGCTTTGGAGATCTGAGAATGTTGGGGTCGGTCCATGGTTACGTTGTGAAAACAGGGTTTGTTCCATGCGACATCCGTGTGACGAACTCTCTCATCTACGCTTATGCAAAGTGTGGGTGTATCCAAAGCTCGTTGAAGTTTTTCACGGAGGTTCCAAAGGATAGAAAGAATCTTGTATCGTGGACAACGATGATCTCTGCCTTTTCAATGCACGGAATGGGCAAAGAAGCTGTCAGTATGTTCAAAGACATGGAGAGGTTGGGATTAAAACCGAACAGAGTGACCATGATCAGTGTTTTAAACGCTTGCAGCCACGGAGGCTTAGCGGAAGAAGAGTTTCTAGCGTTTTTCAACAAGATGGTAAGCAAGTACAAGATAACGCCGGATGTGAAACACTATGGATGTCTAGTAGATATGCtgagaagaaaaggaagattaGAAGAAGCGGAGAGGATCGCTTTGGAGATTCCGTCTGACCAAAAGGCAGTGGTTTGGAGAATGCTGCTTGGAGCTTGTAGCGTTTATGATGATCCTGAGATAGCGGAGAGGGTTACTAAGAAGCTGATGGAGTTAGAGAGAAGCCATGGAGGTGACTATGTGCTTATGTCTAACATCTTTTGTGGTACTGGAAGATTCGCAGATGCTCAGAGGTTTCGGAAACTGATGGACGTTAGAGGTGTAGCTAAACTTCCAGGGCATTCACAGTTGACATAG
- the LOC108819609 gene encoding calreticulin-2-like yields MAAALREAIDEYYQYFGAGDSVTLYAADDRFPLGFLGSFEKKLAEESWSLTLDPEFEVCFLLVYPEDKKPDGYDDIPDTDAKKPEDWDDEEDGEWTAPTIPNPEYMGEWKPKQIKNPNYKGKWEAPEIDNLVRTADFKDNPELYVFPKLKYVGIELWQVKSGSLFDNVLICDDPDYAKKLADETWGKLKDARAEKAAFDEIEKKKEEEESKDAPAETDVLN; encoded by the exons ATGGCCGCTGCTCTAAGAGAGGCAATTGATGAATACTATCAATACTTTGGGGCTGGTGACTCTGTGACTCTCTATGCCGCCGACGATCGCTTCCCGTTAGG TTTCCTTGGCTCTTTCGAGAAAAAGCTTGCTGAGGAATCATGGTCTCTGACCTTAGATCCAGAATTCGAAGTATGTTTTTT ACTTGTTTACCCTGAAGACAAGAAACCTGACGGATATGATGATATCCCAGATACCGATGCAAAGAAG CCTGAGGACtgggatgatgaagaagatggtgagTGGACTGCCCCAACTATTCCCAACCCTGAGTACATGGGTGAATGGAAGCCCAAG CAAATCAAGAACCCCAACTACAAGGGTAAGTGGGAGGCTCCAGAGATTGACAACCTG GTTCGTACGGCCG acttCAAGGATAACCCCGAGCTGTATGTATTCCCCAAGCTGAAGTATGTCGGAATCGAACTGTGGCAG GTGAAATCAGGATCATTATTCGACAATGTCTTGATCTGTGATGACCCAGACtatgccaagaagttggcagaTGAAACATGGGGCAAGCTCAAGGATGCACGT GCGGAGAAAGCAGCTTTCGATGAgattgagaagaagaaagaagaagaggaatcCAAGGACGCTCCTGCGGAAACTGAT GTTCTGAACTAA
- the LOC108820515 gene encoding pentatricopeptide repeat-containing protein At1g09220, mitochondrial-like yields MSNKIQMLLSKQKKKRQNLWTVMFLFASCRPIACLSYIIIKRSYTNNISIQHLCSLLDKNASNPRIIHQLHSHFTTTGLLLLPQEQDSKKLLLFNSLLRCYSLGETPLRAYLLYHQLQQLHFLSDHDCRLPPFDSFTYLFLIKATSDPLQGIGLHGLTLKLGFEFHVYVQTALVGMYIAAGNRVDAYKVFDEMPDRSHVTWNVLITGLTNLGEFEKALCLLENMPNRTVVSWTTLIDGYARVNKPKEAILLFWRMVACDAIKPNEITILAILPAVWSFGDLRMCGSVHGYAVKTGFVPCDIRVTNSLIDAYAKCGCIQSSLKFFTEVPNERKNLVSWTTMISAFALHGMGREAVSMFKDMERLGLKPNRVTMISVLNACSQGGLAEEEFLEFFTEMVSKYMITPDVKHYGCLVDMLRRKGRLEEAERIALEIPSDQKAVVWRMLLGACSVYDDPEMAERVTKKLMELERSHGGDYVLMSNIFCGTGRFTDAQRFRKLMDVRGVAKLPGHSQLT; encoded by the coding sequence ATGagtaataagatacaaatgttGTTGAgtaagcagaaaaaaaaaagacagaatcTCTGGACAGTTATGTTCTTGTTTGCTTCATGTAGACCCATCGCTTGTCTCTCTTACATCATCATCAAGCGTTCTTACACCAACAACATCTCGATTCAACACCTTTGCTCTCTTCTGGACAAGAACGCATCGAATCCTAGAATCATCCACCAGCTCCACTCTCACTTCACCACTACtggacttcttcttcttcctcaagaaCAAGACTCTAAGAAACTTCTCCTATTCAATTCTCTGCTTCGATGCTATTCCCTTGGCGAAACACCTCTTCGTGCTTACTTACTCTACCACCAACTCCAACAGCTTCACTTCCTGTCTGATCACGACTGCAGACTGCCTCCTTTCGATAGTTTCACTTACCTCTTTCTCATCAAAGCTACTTCGGATCCACTACAGGGGATTGGATTACATGGGTTGACGCTAAAACTGGGTTTCGAGTTTCATGTCTACGTTCAGACAGCTTTGGTCGGTATGTATATAGCTGCTGGAAACAGAGTTGATGCTTACAaagtgttcgacgaaatgcctgATAGAAGTCATGTAACTTGGAATGTGTTGATCACTGGCCTGACTAATCTGGGAGAGTTCGAGAAAGCTCTTTGCTTGTTGGAGAATATGCCGAATCGAACTGTAGTGTCGTGGACCACTCTCATCGATGGCTATGCACGAGTGAATAAACCCAAGGAAGCTATACTCCTGTTCTGGAGAATGGTTGCTTGCGACGCAATCAAGCCAAACGAGATCACAATTCTCGCGATTCTTCCAGCTGTTTGGAGCTTTGGAGATCTAAGAATGTGCGGATCGGTCCATGGTTACGCTGTGAAAACAGGGTTTGTTCCATGTGACATCCGTGTGACGAACTCTCTCATCGACGCTTATGCAAAGTGTGGGTGTATCCAGAGCTCGTTGAAGTTTTTCACGGAGGTTCCGAACGAAAGAAAGAATCTGGTCTCGTGGACAACGATGATCTCTGCGTTTGCATTGCACGGGATGGGCAGAGAAGCTGTTAGTATGTTTAAAGACATGGAGAGATTGGGTCTGAAACCGAACAGAGTGACCATGATAAGTGTTCTAAACGCTTGTAGCCAAGGAGGGTTAGCGGAAGAAGAGTTTCTAGAGTTTTTCACCGAGATGGTAAGCAAGTATATGATCACGCCGGATGTGAAACACTACGGATGTCTAGTAGATATGCtgagaagaaaaggaagattaGAAGAAGCGGAGAGGATCGCTTTGGAGATTCCATCCGACCAAAAAGCTGTGGTCTGGAGAATGCTGCTTGGAGCTTGTAGCGTTTATGATGATCCTGAGATGGCGGAGAGGGTTACTAAGAAGCTGATGGAGTTGGAGAGAAGCCATGGAGGTGACTATGTGCTTATGTCTAACATCTTTTGTGGTACTGGAAGATTCACTGATGCTCAGAGGTTCCGGAAACTGATGGATGTTAGAGGTGTAGCTAAACTTCCAGGACATTCACAGTTGACATAG